The Triticum aestivum cultivar Chinese Spring chromosome 5A, IWGSC CS RefSeq v2.1, whole genome shotgun sequence genomic sequence TCTTTATTAAATAAACACTCCTCCCTCAGTTAACCACGTCTGACTCATCAATTCTACTTCACGAGATCTCTGGTCACATAGAGTGGGTTCTACTCCGTGGATAACTTATGCAGTGGGTCTCAAGCCCATTTCACACGATGCACTGCCTATCACGTTTCGTGATAAACTTTTTTGTAAAGGGATCTTTCAGATTCTTGAAATCAAGTATGTATGATAAAAATACCATGTCTAGCTTAAGGGATCTTCCAGATTCTTCAAATCAGGTATGTATGATAAAAATACCATGTCTAGCTTAATTTCCAGTATTACATATCCAGAAACAATCCATGGCGGAAGGGATAAGAGAACTAATGGTGCGAAGAACCTAATCGCTCCTCTCATGTACACGATCAGAATAGGTGGAGTTTCAGAGGTCTGTTGTCTCACTTCACTGTGTACGTCGAGAAGCAAGATTGGAAAGCCATAAGCGGCACAAACTCACTCACGAAATATGATGCACATGGCGAGGCGGGTAACGGAGGGGAGCATGCATGTATGTGCCCTCTTCTCAAGCTTCTAGTGACGTGCAAAGAAGCCAATCTTATATGTTGGTTCAGCGCACCCTCCACAGCCGGAGTGCGACTAAACTTTCTACACTCCGTTGTCACGCATGAATGGGCCTACGTGAGTTTCAATAAACATTAAAATTATAAAATGAGCTAAAAGCCCAATAATTCGTACACTTTCTTGGATGGATGACCACGTCCCTCCAAACGAAGCTTTCACCAACCCTAAAATGAGGCATCTCAGGCATGTATAAGAACCACAAGTGGAGGCGTAGTGGACACCTGATCTACATCATGTGAAATGcccaaaaagaaagagaagagcCGCCGGATTTTTAATGGCACGAGGCTAACATACATGAGTAATTTATGACCGCATGCATCTCCCCCAAGAGTTAACCACAACCATGAGTAATTTGCATGATGTGTTGGAGCTCCGACATATGCCTGTTTTTCCAGTCATGTTCATTTTGTACATACTCTGCTCCTTAATAAAAAGGCAGCTTTCCTGCCGGTTGTTCGGAGAGAAAAATGGTCTGTGCCAATATAAATTCTCTGTTAGCTTGCCCAATATAAACTCTTGTGTGCATTTCTACTCTAAAGACCATGACTTCAAGATAAGTCAGCTACTGGAGTCAACTACATGAACACTGAACATGTCAAAACTGAACAGTGTATTGACTACCCATCCTGCATTCAAACAGGGAAACATATACACATCATTTGTACATGGTGAGCCCGGAGTGCAGAGAGCATCCAGAACATCAGTCTACAAGCCAGTCCAGGTTGTAACACTCTTCTGCTACCTGCACACGGAGGTCCGGGATGACCTGCTCGGCCTCCCTCCACAGCATCGCCGTCTCCTCGTCGCACACGACGTGCCCGAGGGACTTCAGCGACGAGGAGGACCTCGGGAGGCTCCTCAACCGCGAGCATTCCCGCATGTCGATCTTCTCTAGGTTTGTCAGGTGGCCAAGCTCTTCTGGAAGGTCTGTGAGGTTAATGCACTGCGATATGTCCAGGTATTTCAGCCTCTTCAGGCTGCATACCGACGGCGGAAGCTTCCACAGCGCCGGGCAGGCGTACACCCGCAGGATGCTCAGGCAGTGCAGCTTGCCCAGCTCATATGGCAGCTCTGTGAGGTCATGGCAGTTTGACAAGGAGATGCTCTCCAGCGAGCTGATTTCACACACACTAGGTGGCAGCTCCTTCAGATCTACGCAATGGTCGATGGTGAGGTTGGATAGGCGCGGAAACGTCATGGAGAGATCCATCGTCGATCCTCTTAGGCTGTTGTTCAGCTCACAAAGGACGAGGGAGATCTTGCGCAGGTTCTTCAGTGGGATTGTGCTTTTCGGCAGCGGCGGGAGCGTAATCTTTTCCAGCCAAAGACTCCTCAGGTCACTTAGTGTGGTGAAGGCAGACAAATTGTCAAGGGCTGCACTGGTGGTACCATAGTTGATCAGCACCAGGGCCTTCAGGTTCTGCATTGTTGCAATGAACGACGGGAGGTAGTATACACTTGAGGCGAAGTTGAGGATAAGAACTTCTGCCTTGGGGAAGCTCATCTGGAACCAGTCAGATTCTTTCATCTCACCTGAAATTTGAAATCAATTGATCAGACCATTTTGTACTTCTAGAGAGAACTCAATGAGGGCAATATTCGACAAGATATTGCGAATGCATGTTACTGTAAGGCTTGCTGAAACAAATTATTTTCCATGAAGAAATAATACTGAAGTAAAATTGTGTTATACAGTACTAATTAAGTTCAATTTGCTAAAGAACTAAAGATCAGTTTAGTACAATAGCAGGTGATTTAATAAAGGAGTTAAAGATCTGAAGTTCCAAGTCAAAACCATGCAATTTCATTTGAGGAAGACCACTACACTATTCAACATTTTTTCTTCAATTACATCTCAAATTCtgcaagagcagctttcagactgGACTCGCAGAAGATACTGCACGGCAAATAACATGCAAGAAAAAACCAAGTTCATGAACAGATAATCACCTGTATGAATAGAAACAATCTGAGCTTCAAAAGGAAGGTCCTTATTCCTCTGCCAATCTCTCGGAAGCGATTCTTCTCTTCTTGGCATCACTAACCGCCTCCGTTTGTTCAGAGAATCACGGCCACTCATGTGAAGTGCCAGATCACGCAACACATCATGTTGCGTCACTGAGTAGTCATGATAGTTACTGTATAAATCTCCAGCTTTATTCCTGCATAAAGAGCAACAAAGAGTCAAAGCTGTTTCTTACAGTATATGAATTCTCAGATGATTTGAAGAAAAAATGTGCAATACGTACTGTGCATCATTAACTAGGGTAAGCAGGTTCTTGTTCGATAGCTCCATGAGGATGGCAAAAGCATCTGGCTTGTCAAGATCATGTATCTCCATCCAAATATTGATCAACACATCAAGAGGGATCTTCTTATCCTCTGGGAAGCAGCCCAGGTCAAGGAAACATTCCCTGACCTTTCCCGACAAGCACTCGACACTTGCTGCCATTCTCTCGAGGAGTTTGGTCTCATGTGAGTCCGATATAGACTCTCCTCGTGACAAGCGGTTCTTCGCGCTCAACCATATCATAGGAGGCTGATCACGCAAGGATGCGCCGATAACCTTGAGAGCTAGAGGAAGCCCTCTGCACTCGGCAGCAACCTGCTTAACCAGTTTCTTGTCAGCAGTCTGAGGAACAGACTCCTGATTGAAGGCAGCACTGCAGAAGAGAGACAAAGCCTCCTCATCGCCGAGTAATTTCATTTCGTATGTCCGGGAGACTAACGTAGGGAACTTCAACCTTGATACGACAAGAGTCTTGCAGCCAGGGAACTTGAAGACCAGCTCCTCGAGCTGTGAGAGAGACCACACATCATCAAGTATAACAAGAACTGGTCCTCGGTCCCTCGGCCCTAACTTGAGCTGCCATTCCGGGATCTGGTTATATGCACCAAGCACAATATTGCTGCTGATCTGCTCCCACAGCTTCATCTTGATGGTCTCCAGATTTGCGGACTGCGAGACCGTCTCAAAGAAGACCCTGTTGTTGAAGTAGCCTAAACAAAGAAAGAAACATATATTAGCACTATGTAGAGAAGAAAGATCGCTACGTTTAGAGACCAATTATGAAACAAGATTAAATGGAAATCGACTTTTGGCATATGCCTAATCTTGAGAACAGATCTTGATGAGATGATGCTGAAGTAGTGAGATTCGAATCAATTTACATGTATAGCACCCCTAAAAGGATTAGCTTCACAAGCATCACTAATTCCAAGTGCCTTTGTAACTACTAACGACAGATCTGTATACCAAATTATTTTGGATTGGCAATCGGTGTTAAACTATTCATCAAACGATAAGTGTGTGTGCTAGTATCATTCATTC encodes the following:
- the LOC123102396 gene encoding putative disease resistance protein At5g47280 isoform X1 — its product is MEKFLFEELAGDAVRELLRAVQGTFLCRSTAERLRRNVEPLLPLVQQNGRHALRSNAELGELAVQLREALDLARRAAAAPRWNVYRTAQLARRMEAADKGIERWLARHAPAHVLDGVRRLRDEAEARIGRLERRVEEVAAMQAPPTIPPAMSLPVALPPPPSKGMAMAVEVAPPTKGMGMPMEVAPPTKGMGIPMDFDLPCEEESKGGGLVGSGVKVGKERVKEMVMSSGGGWEVVGICGMGGSGKTTLAMEIYKDQKIQGYFNNRVFFETVSQSANLETIKMKLWEQISSNIVLGAYNQIPEWQLKLGPRDRGPVLVILDDVWSLSQLEELVFKFPGCKTLVVSRLKFPTLVSRTYEMKLLGDEEALSLFCSAAFNQESVPQTADKKLVKQVAAECRGLPLALKVIGASLRDQPPMIWLSAKNRLSRGESISDSHETKLLERMAASVECLSGKVRECFLDLGCFPEDKKIPLDVLINIWMEIHDLDKPDAFAILMELSNKNLLTLVNDAQNKAGDLYSNYHDYSVTQHDVLRDLALHMSGRDSLNKRRRLVMPRREESLPRDWQRNKDLPFEAQIVSIHTGEMKESDWFQMSFPKAEVLILNFASSVYYLPSFIATMQNLKALVLINYGTTSAALDNLSAFTTLSDLRSLWLEKITLPPLPKSTIPLKNLRKISLVLCELNNSLRGSTMDLSMTFPRLSNLTIDHCVDLKELPPSVCEISSLESISLSNCHDLTELPYELGKLHCLSILRVYACPALWKLPPSVCSLKRLKYLDISQCINLTDLPEELGHLTNLEKIDMRECSRLRSLPRSSSSLKSLGHVVCDEETAMLWREAEQVIPDLRVQVAEECYNLDWLVD
- the LOC123102396 gene encoding putative disease resistance protein At5g47280 isoform X2, whose protein sequence is MEKFLFEELAGDAVRELLRAVQGTFLCRSTAERLRRNVEPLLPLVQQNGRHALRSNAELGELAVQLREALDLARRAAAAPRWNVYRTAQLARRMEAADKGIERWLARHAPAHVLDGVRRLRDEAEARIGRLERRVEEVAAMQAPPTIPPAMSLPVALPPPPSKGMAMAVEVAPPTKGMGIPMDFDLPCEEESKGGGLVGSGVKVGKERVKEMVMSSGGGWEVVGICGMGGSGKTTLAMEIYKDQKIQGYFNNRVFFETVSQSANLETIKMKLWEQISSNIVLGAYNQIPEWQLKLGPRDRGPVLVILDDVWSLSQLEELVFKFPGCKTLVVSRLKFPTLVSRTYEMKLLGDEEALSLFCSAAFNQESVPQTADKKLVKQVAAECRGLPLALKVIGASLRDQPPMIWLSAKNRLSRGESISDSHETKLLERMAASVECLSGKVRECFLDLGCFPEDKKIPLDVLINIWMEIHDLDKPDAFAILMELSNKNLLTLVNDAQNKAGDLYSNYHDYSVTQHDVLRDLALHMSGRDSLNKRRRLVMPRREESLPRDWQRNKDLPFEAQIVSIHTGEMKESDWFQMSFPKAEVLILNFASSVYYLPSFIATMQNLKALVLINYGTTSAALDNLSAFTTLSDLRSLWLEKITLPPLPKSTIPLKNLRKISLVLCELNNSLRGSTMDLSMTFPRLSNLTIDHCVDLKELPPSVCEISSLESISLSNCHDLTELPYELGKLHCLSILRVYACPALWKLPPSVCSLKRLKYLDISQCINLTDLPEELGHLTNLEKIDMRECSRLRSLPRSSSSLKSLGHVVCDEETAMLWREAEQVIPDLRVQVAEECYNLDWLVD